CTTCTCGGGTGAACATGATGACCAAAGTCGATGCTGGACTAAGCGGGCCGATCGCTACCATCCAGCCATGCCGATATCGCCAAAGCTCAATGCTGATAAGGTTTCCTCATCACAGATAAAATTGCCGCTACCTTTTTTCCTGCCCGAATCGAAGGCGTTTCAATCCATGTGAACATAACTGATGACATTAGGATACTGCCGGCAATAGAGAGCATAAATATTGCCATTCTTTCGATAGATGTCGCTGAGTCTGATAAATGGTTTTTTAAAAAAACCATTACAGGATAATGAACGAGATAAAGTGAATAGGAGATGCCCCCGAGAAAAGTCAGTATCCGACTATTTCCTGTCTCATTGTTACCATTCAGTATAATGGCCGAAATCATGATAACCAACGCCAACCAGAAACCGCCACTCAAGCCAAAAACCTGTGGACCAACAATAACAGCACCAGCTGCTGCAGCAGCGAAGGCTATTTTCGCAACGGTCCGGCTGCAAGGTGATTTATTGATTCTCCCCCTGATCATTAATTCAGCCAGCAACATACCAGCAATGAATTCAAACATGATGGTATTACTTATTAATTTAATCCAAGCTTGCCACCAGTGTGTAACCATAATATCCGGCGACACCTGTGATGAGAAATTAAAATTGCCGTTGTAGTACAGCTGAAAACCTGTCATGGCGGCCACAAAAACCAGCGTGCAAATGTAGCTGCGATAGCGGTAATTGATGTACATCGATACAGAAAAAATAAAGTAGAACATTATTTCGTAGGATAACGTCCACGGAGGGCCAAGAGCACTGTAGCCGAAGGTTGGTCCTGGCTGGCTGTAATCCTGCAGGCAAAAATAGAGTGTACATGCCATCTGACTAAAACTTCTTTCATTGTACACAAAAATAAAAGAAAACAGCCAAACGAAAAAAAAGACCGGCCATATGCGAAAGAAGCGTTTAACTATAAATGCAACCGGACTGCCAGGTGTATGATAGGTAATGAATGTCATGATAAAACCGCTAATTATAAAAAAAACATCCACACCAAGCGCGCCAGGAATGCGCTTTGTCCACTCACTTCCCAGCATTGAAGAATTATGCGCCACGACTACAAGCAAAGCAGCCAGCCCGCGCAAATACTGAATTGATAAAATTTTCATATACTGACAGTCCTTTATCTCCTTAACCTTTATACCCATCATACTTCAAGGTACCGGTGTGTTGGCGGCGTTCCTGCAACCCGGATAATCTTGGGTATAGCTCCTGAGAATTTATTTATAGGCCATTTTTCAATATTAACATAGCGAAAAATAAAGAAATGCTGGTGACAATGTAAGAGAGTAAAGTAGATAGGGTATAACGCAATCAGCCTGTTTGCTGCCAGGTTTCAGATTCCTTGATAAGTAAGTCGGATTATTAACCTGATGAATAAGCTGAACTTCAGCTTATTCAAATAATGTTCTTCCTGAGTATGACCCGGTTGAAAACAGGAAGGCGGTTCTGGTGTAAGGCTTACACATATAGATACATTAAAATAAAAAAAGAAAAACCCGCTCGATGAGCGGGTCAGATTGCTGACAAACACCTTGATTATCGGTGAGTGGGTTTTTCTGGCGTCCCAAACAGTGCTGAGGTGGACGACTTCGCCGGGTGAGCCGCATGGACGCGGCGAAAGCCCGTGTCGCGTCGGACAAAAACGCCGGGAGCGTTTTTGAACAGCGTTTACGCTGGCCCGTAGGGCGAGCCACATGGATGGGGCGAGTAAACGCGTCACGGGTGGCCCGAGTAGCGAAGTCGAACGCCGAAGGTAGCGCGTAGCGCCACTGTTTAGCCACCAGCCAGTGGTCAAGGAGAGGCGGCGTTTGAGCCTCTCCTTGTCGTGCGTGCGATAAAGTGGCAAAGAAATTATACCGCTTATCCCGCACGAAACTATTCACTGACCGGACAAATTCACAATTCATAAAACAACATGGCTGTTTGTCAACAGCCTCAACCCGCTCGATGAGCGGGTTTGAGATGGCGAATCAGCGGCAATCAACGTCGTTCGAGGATCTCGAAGCAATAGCTGTGGGAATTTTGTTCGTCCGCGTCATGAAACTCGCTAAAAGTGGACACCCACTCGTCCGGCTCGTAATCCGGGAAATGGGTATCACCCTCCACCTCGGCGTCGATGTGGGTCAGATAGAGACGGCCGGCTTGCGGCAACATCTGTTGATAGATACTACCGCCGCCGATCA
The DNA window shown above is from Dickeya dadantii NCPPB 898 and carries:
- a CDS encoding acyltransferase family protein; this translates as MKILSIQYLRGLAALLVVVAHNSSMLGSEWTKRIPGALGVDVFFIISGFIMTFITYHTPGSPVAFIVKRFFRIWPVFFFVWLFSFIFVYNERSFSQMACTLYFCLQDYSQPGPTFGYSALGPPWTLSYEIMFYFIFSVSMYINYRYRSYICTLVFVAAMTGFQLYYNGNFNFSSQVSPDIMVTHWWQAWIKLISNTIMFEFIAGMLLAELMIRGRINKSPCSRTVAKIAFAAAAAGAVIVGPQVFGLSGGFWLALVIMISAIILNGNNETGNSRILTFLGGISYSLYLVHYPVMVFLKNHLSDSATSIERMAIFMLSIAGSILMSSVMFTWIETPSIRAGKKVAAILSVMRKPYQH